The Triticum aestivum cultivar Chinese Spring chromosome 7B, IWGSC CS RefSeq v2.1, whole genome shotgun sequence genome window below encodes:
- the LOC123160862 gene encoding S-norcoclaurine synthase 1-like: protein MAYNQQFKILEVPPIVQELVAGGLQEPPGQYVVPEQDRPAATVSEMPEPIPIVDLSRMSSNSAEEFTKLQSALENWDLFLILSNGFFKSPVHRVVTNVEKERLSLVMFYTLDPETEIEPVSELVDEKRPTQYMKMKNKDYIAKFYKTYATGKLAIDNMKI, encoded by the exons ATGGCTTACAACCAACAATTCAAGATACTCGAGGTACCTCCGATCGTGCAAGAACTGGTGGCCGGCGGCTTGCAGGAGCCACCCGGCCAGTACGTAGTTCCTGAGCAAGACCGTCCCGCTGCGACTGTCTCCGAGATGCCCGAGCCCATCCCGATCGTCGATCTCAGCCGTATGTCTTCCAACAGCGCAGAAGAGTTCACCAAGCTGCAATCCGCCTTGGAGAACTGGGACCTCTTCCTG ATATTGAGCAATGGATTCTTCAAAAGTCCCGTGCACAGGGTTGTGACAAATGTGGAGAAAGAGCGCTTATCGTTGGTGATGTTCTATACATTGGACCCAGAGACTGAGATTGAGCCGGTGTCAGAGTTGGTCGACGAGAAGAGACCGACACAGTACATGAAAATGAAGAACAAGGACTACATAGCAAAATTTTATAAAACTTATGCAACAGGGAAACTAGCCATCGACAACATGAAAATCTGA